The genomic stretch AGACTTCGTTGAGGATGTAACGGCCCTGGATGACTACACGGTCCAGTTCAAACTGAAGAAGCCGGTCAGCTACTTCCTAGCGCTAGTGGCGACCCCGCCGTACTTCCCGGTCCACCCGAGCTATCCGGCCGATAAGATAGTGAGCGATGCAACCTGGGGAGGGGCGGGGGCCTACTGCATAAAGGAGTTCAAGAGGGATGAGTACATGATCCTGGAGGCCAACCCCTACTACCACGGGACCAAGCCCAAGAGCGGAACCTTCGTGATAAGGTTCTACAAGGACGCCTCGACGATGAGGCTCGCGTTGGAGAGGGGGGAGATAGACATAGCCTGGAAGACCCTGAGGCCAACGGACTACAAGGACCTGATGAGCAACCCCAACTACAAGAGCGTGGTCGCCCCCGGGGGCTTCATAAGGTACATAGTGCTTAAGGTGGATGTACCTCCCTTCAACGATGTCCGCGTCAGGCAGGCCCTGGCATATGCGGTGGACAGGTCCGAGATAGTAGATAAGGTCTTCCTGGGGACCATGGCCCCCCTCTACAGCATGGTGCCCAACGGGATGTGGAGCCACATAGACTGCTTCAAGGAGAGGTACGGGGACAAGCCCAACCTTGAGATGGCCAGGAATCTATTGTCGCAGGCCGGTTACAGCGAGACTAACAAGCTGAAGATCGAGCTCTGGTACACACCGACCCACTACGGGGACACGGAAGCTGATGTGGCCCAGCTCCTCAAGAAGCAGTTCGAGGCGACTGGAATGATAGAGGTGGAGCTGAAGAGCAGCGAGTGGGCAACTTACTTGGAGCAGCAGAGGAGCGGGAGGATGAACATACACCTCCTAGGATGGTACCCGGACTACATAGATCCAGATGACTACCTGACCCCGTTCCTGAGGACCGAGTCCAACAGGTGGCTTGCATCCGGCTACTCCAACCCGAGGCTCGATGATCTCCTGGACAAGGCGGCCATAGAGGTAGATACAAAGGTCAGGACGAACTACTACGCTGAGGCTCAGAGGATACTGGCCGAGGATGCTCCTCTGATACCCCTCTTCCAGGGCGAGCTCATCCTCATAACTCAGAAGAACGTTGAGGGCGTGCTCGTCGGTCCGCCTATGATGCTGACTTACTCGACCATATACAAGAGCTGAGATAAACACCCTCCATTTTTTATTTCCAATCCACGTTGAGCTTGACATTCTCCATAAGAGACCTGAGCCGAATCAGGCTAGCTAAAACTCCAGATGCACGCTGTTGCCCTCCCGAGGTCCCCCCATCCTGTCGGTGCGAGCCGCGCCGGGGATATGATTTAAGTTTTGGCCGGGTTCTTGAGTCGCGTGTGGGAAACGCTGATGGACTCCCCCACCCTCAGGATACTCAGGGTCTGCTGCGGGCCCTTCGAGAGCCTCTGCTACCTGATAGAGGACAAGCCAGACAGGAGCTCCTTCCTAATAGATTGCGGCTGTCCGGCCGATGAGGTGATCGGATTGCTTGAGTTAAACGGCCTGAGACTTGAGGCGGTGCTCCTAACTCACACTCACTTCGACCACGTGCTTGAGGTAAACGCGGTAACCAGGAGAGCCGGATCCAGGGCCATCGCTCATCCGGCCGACGTTGAGATGCTTCCGGTCTACTGGAGGGAGGAGCTTGGGAGCGAGCCTGAGGTGATCCCGATGGTGGAGGAGGGGCTGAGCCTCAGCCTCGGCAGCCTCAGCCTTCTGGCCCTCCACACCCCGGGTCACACCCCCGGTAGCGTCTGCTATTACTCCAGGGAAGTTGGCGTGATATTCACGGGAGACACGCTGTTCAGGGGAGCGATCGGCACCCTAAGATATTCAGGCAGCCCCGATAGTCAAAAACAGATGAGGAGGAGCCTGAAGAGGCTTTACTCACTCCCAGAGGACACCCTCGTGCTTCCGGGGCACGGGGACAGCACCACGATAGGGGAGGAGAGGGAGACCATAAGGAGGGCCCTCAGATACCCTTAGGGCTCAGGTTAGCCCCTGGGCTGATTGATCGATGGGATAAAGCGACTGCTGTGGACTCATGGACCTTCATCATTGGTTCATGAAAGTCGCAGTCAACTGTGAAGGAAGGCACGAGCTCTTCGCATCAATTCGGCTTACCTAGCCGCATATCAGCGCGGGATCAGCATTCAAGAGTGAAATTTATGCAAATATCTTTGAGAACTGATGCCGAAATAAGCCAGCGGTGGAATCTGCTGAGGGCCGGCGCTTTCGAGGCCGAGGCACATATGCTCTGAAAGCGAACCATAACAATATTTATATTGAATGAGTGGGAGCTCGGGATATGCACCACATCCGTCCCATGACCAAGGAGGCCCTGCTCTCCGCCTTCGGCGGGGAGTCGATGGCCCACATGAGGTACCTGATATTCGCAGGCATAGCCGAGAAGGAGGGATTCCCCAACGTGGCCAGGCTATTCAGGGCCATAGCTTACGCTGAGCAGGTTCACGCCACAAATCACTACAACGTGCTCAGGGATTACAGGGAGGAGGCCAAGGTGTCAGCTGGAACCCCGATAGGGCCCGGATCCACCTCTCACAACCTGGAGCTGGCGATAGCGGGCGAGGAGTACGAGGTTAGGGAGATGTACCCGGCTTACATGGAGCTGGCCAGATCCCAGGGGATCGATCAGGCGGAGAGAAGCTTCAAGTGGGCCTATGAGGCGGAGAAGATACACGCTGAACTCTACAGGAGGGCCAGGGAATCGGTGGACAGGGGGGAGGACATGAGGATAGAGGGGAAGGTCTGGATATGCCCCGTCTGCGGTCACACCTACATAGGGGAAGTCCCTCCGGAGAGATGTCCGGTCTGCCAAGCTCCCAAGGAGAGATACGTCAGCTTCTAACCTTTTTTAGCTCCTCAACGATCCCGCTCAGGTCCTCAACAAGGGCCTCGAAGAGGGTCCTTCCCCTCTCCGCGGAAGCCGTTCTCTGCCTTCCCAGGACGCCTGAACCTGAGCTCTCGATCGTGTAGCTGAAGTGAGTCAACCTGCTCAGCTTATCCTCTTTCACCTCCTGATCCAGGAGCCTATCCGCCAGGACAGACTCGGGATGAAGGTGCATGATCATCGAGGTCTCAGCTGCGGCAGCATGCCCCCTCTCCTCCGGACCGAAGAGCCCCTCCACGATCCCGGAGCTGGAGGTCCACCACTGGTAGACGTAGACCCTGACTCCAAGCTCCTCCAGGGATCTCCTGGAGACCACCTGAAGCGCGGCCAGGTTCCCCCCATGCCCGTTCACGACTAGAACCCTCTTAACTCCCCACCTGGCGAGGGACCTGATCACGTCCAGCAGGTACTCCTCGAGCGAGCGCTCGCTCACGGTTAGGGTTCCCGGGAAGTGCATGTGGTGGAAGCTCACGCCTATCGGTATGACTGGAAGCTTCAGCACTCCGGTCCTCCTCGAGACCTCCCCGGCGAGGGCATCCGCTATCAGGGTGTCAGTCCCGAGGGGGTTCGCCGGGCCGTGCTGCTCAACGGAGCCGAGGGGCAGCAGGACAAGATCGCATTCCCTGAAGTAACCCTCGGCCTCCTCATAGCTCATCAGGAGGAGATCCCTCATAAGGGATGGAGCGACCTGATCTTAATAAGGGTTAGGCTGCCCGGTGCCCGGAGATGGCCCCTAATCGAGGCGCCGATGGGCCTTTTTATAGCCTCTGGGCTCAGCCTCAGGATCTCTTGCCCGAATGGAGAGGGGGATGATGGCGCAGGCCGGCTTCATCAGGAGAGTGGCGCTGGTGCTTGAGGCCCTCCTGGGTGGCTTCTACGTCTCGGTGACGAGGGGG from Candidatus Korarchaeota archaeon NZ13-K encodes the following:
- a CDS encoding peptide ABC transporter substrate-binding protein, giving the protein PGIAERYEVKDGGSTWVFYLRKDVKFCDGTPVKAQDVVRSIKRVMSINGDPAWLVTDFVEDVTALDDYTVQFKLKKPVSYFLALVATPPYFPVHPSYPADKIVSDATWGGAGAYCIKEFKRDEYMILEANPYYHGTKPKSGTFVIRFYKDASTMRLALERGEIDIAWKTLRPTDYKDLMSNPNYKSVVAPGGFIRYIVLKVDVPPFNDVRVRQALAYAVDRSEIVDKVFLGTMAPLYSMVPNGMWSHIDCFKERYGDKPNLEMARNLLSQAGYSETNKLKIELWYTPTHYGDTEADVAQLLKKQFEATGMIEVELKSSEWATYLEQQRSGRMNIHLLGWYPDYIDPDDYLTPFLRTESNRWLASGYSNPRLDDLLDKAAIEVDTKVRTNYYAEAQRILAEDAPLIPLFQGELILITQKNVEGVLVGPPMMLTYSTIYKS
- a CDS encoding MBL fold metallo-hydrolase; this encodes MWETLMDSPTLRILRVCCGPFESLCYLIEDKPDRSSFLIDCGCPADEVIGLLELNGLRLEAVLLTHTHFDHVLEVNAVTRRAGSRAIAHPADVEMLPVYWREELGSEPEVIPMVEEGLSLSLGSLSLLALHTPGHTPGSVCYYSREVGVIFTGDTLFRGAIGTLRYSGSPDSQKQMRRSLKRLYSLPEDTLVLPGHGDSTTIGEERETIRRALRYP
- a CDS encoding rubrerythrin family protein, whose product is MHHIRPMTKEALLSAFGGESMAHMRYLIFAGIAEKEGFPNVARLFRAIAYAEQVHATNHYNVLRDYREEAKVSAGTPIGPGSTSHNLELAIAGEEYEVREMYPAYMELARSQGIDQAERSFKWAYEAEKIHAELYRRARESVDRGEDMRIEGKVWICPVCGHTYIGEVPPERCPVCQAPKERYVSF
- a CDS encoding creatininase family protein; the protein is MRDLLLMSYEEAEGYFRECDLVLLPLGSVEQHGPANPLGTDTLIADALAGEVSRRTGVLKLPVIPIGVSFHHMHFPGTLTVSERSLEEYLLDVIRSLARWGVKRVLVVNGHGGNLAALQVVSRRSLEELGVRVYVYQWWTSSSGIVEGLFGPEERGHAAAAETSMIMHLHPESVLADRLLDQEVKEDKLSRLTHFSYTIESSGSGVLGRQRTASAERGRTLFEALVEDLSGIVEELKKVRS